A DNA window from Candidatus Roseilinea sp. contains the following coding sequences:
- a CDS encoding ABC transporter ATP-binding protein — protein sequence MADIELQQVEKRFGEQYAVRPLDLSIKNGEFVALLGPSGCGKTTTLRMIAGLETVSGGRIILNGQDVTWRKPSQRDVAMVFQFFALYPHLTAWENIAFPLQAEGERRENIQRRVKEVAELLQIEPLLKSRPGALSSGDQQRIALARALVRRPSCFLMDEPLGALDADFRETMRSEIKRLHILQNATTVYVTHDQIEAMAMADRIVVMSQGVVQQVGTPAEVYHTPSNLFVAQFIGSPGMNLVKGHWADGVATLPGGNRYTPPPDWSEALNRGLSGSGVIVGFRPEAVHIHPNGQLAATVYSVDLHGAYTMLVLEMGDDHSIHARVSRDARFTVGETVRFDLNPSMARFFDPRDERAVPPPIHHA from the coding sequence ATGGCAGACATCGAACTCCAGCAAGTCGAGAAGCGATTCGGGGAGCAGTATGCCGTGCGTCCGCTTGATCTGTCCATCAAGAACGGCGAATTCGTGGCGCTGCTCGGCCCATCGGGCTGTGGCAAAACGACGACGCTGCGCATGATCGCCGGCCTGGAGACCGTAAGTGGCGGCAGGATCATCCTCAACGGTCAAGACGTCACCTGGCGAAAGCCGAGCCAGCGCGACGTGGCCATGGTCTTCCAGTTCTTTGCGCTCTACCCGCACTTGACGGCCTGGGAGAACATCGCCTTCCCCCTACAAGCCGAAGGTGAGCGCCGGGAGAATATCCAGCGGCGCGTGAAGGAAGTGGCCGAGCTGTTGCAGATCGAGCCGCTGCTCAAATCGCGCCCCGGCGCGCTCAGCAGCGGTGACCAACAGCGCATCGCACTGGCGCGCGCCTTGGTGCGCCGGCCGTCGTGCTTCCTGATGGATGAGCCGCTTGGCGCGCTCGACGCCGACTTCCGCGAGACGATGCGCTCGGAGATCAAGCGCCTGCACATTCTGCAAAACGCGACCACCGTCTATGTCACGCACGATCAGATCGAGGCGATGGCGATGGCTGACCGCATCGTGGTGATGAGCCAAGGCGTGGTGCAACAAGTCGGCACACCGGCCGAGGTGTATCACACGCCCAGCAACCTGTTCGTGGCCCAGTTCATCGGCAGCCCAGGGATGAACTTGGTGAAAGGCCATTGGGCCGACGGCGTCGCGACGTTGCCCGGCGGCAATCGCTATACGCCGCCGCCCGACTGGTCGGAGGCGCTCAACCGTGGGTTGTCCGGCAGCGGCGTCATCGTCGGCTTTCGGCCGGAAGCGGTGCACATCCACCCGAACGGACAACTGGCTGCCACCGTATATTCGGTGGATTTGCACGGCGCGTATACGATGCTGGTGCTGGAGATGGGCGACGATCATTCCATCCATGCGCGCGTAAGCCGCGACGCTCGCTTTACCGTCGGCGAGACAGTGCGCTTCGATCTCAATCCATCTATGGCGCGCTTCTTCGACCCGAGAGACGAGCGGGCCGTTCCACCACCCATCCATCATGCATGA
- a CDS encoding xylulokinase — MTLLGIDLGTTAVKALLINENGETLASATVEYPLYTPRPLWSEQDPADWWRGTSEAIRQVLAKAGASGHDVRSIGLSGQMHGLTLLDRAGNVLRPAILWNDQRTAAQCDEIVRRAGGPMRTRELVANLPATSYTAPKLLWVREHEPDVYAHVAHVLLPKDYIRYKLSGEFATEVGDATGMGLLDVRHRRWSDEMLALLDIPREWLPLCVESHEPTAQVSETAARETGLAAGTPIVGGSGDQPAAAVGLGSVREGIVNVTLGTSGVVFASVERYPPVRDTAVEVFCHAVPETWFFMGVMLSAGGSLRWQRDVIALGHPQLVTRPPSPADPYDLLMQSAAEVPIGAEGLMFLPYLTGERTPHRDPLARGAFVGLTLRHTQAHLARAVVEGISFGLRDSIELMRELGLHVDEVRAAGGGARSAIWRQMLADIFQADITLVNSTEGGAFGVALLAGVGIGLWRNTREACDAVIRVTSRTSPSEDSTVLRRYDEAYARFRELYPALKPIFAQLEQ; from the coding sequence ATGACACTGCTTGGCATTGACCTCGGCACCACTGCCGTCAAAGCATTGCTCATCAACGAAAACGGCGAGACGCTGGCCAGCGCGACGGTGGAATATCCGCTTTACACCCCCCGACCGCTGTGGAGTGAACAAGACCCCGCTGACTGGTGGCGCGGAACGAGCGAGGCAATTCGCCAGGTGCTGGCGAAGGCCGGCGCTTCGGGGCATGATGTGCGCAGCATCGGCCTGAGCGGCCAGATGCACGGGCTGACCCTGCTTGACCGCGCGGGCAACGTGCTGCGGCCGGCCATCTTGTGGAACGATCAGCGCACCGCGGCGCAGTGCGACGAGATCGTGCGACGCGCCGGCGGCCCGATGCGCACCCGCGAACTCGTCGCCAATCTCCCCGCGACCAGTTACACTGCGCCGAAGCTGCTCTGGGTGCGCGAGCACGAGCCGGATGTCTACGCGCACGTGGCGCACGTGCTGTTGCCCAAAGACTACATCCGCTACAAGCTGAGCGGCGAATTCGCCACCGAGGTTGGCGACGCTACCGGTATGGGCCTGCTCGACGTGCGGCATCGCCGCTGGTCGGATGAGATGTTGGCTTTGTTGGACATTCCCCGCGAGTGGCTGCCGTTGTGCGTTGAGTCGCACGAGCCGACGGCACAGGTGAGCGAGACGGCGGCGCGTGAGACCGGCTTGGCTGCCGGCACGCCCATCGTCGGCGGCAGCGGCGACCAACCGGCCGCCGCCGTCGGGCTGGGTTCAGTGCGTGAGGGCATCGTTAACGTCACGCTGGGCACCTCGGGCGTGGTGTTTGCTTCGGTCGAGCGGTATCCTCCTGTCCGCGACACCGCGGTGGAGGTGTTTTGCCACGCCGTGCCAGAGACCTGGTTCTTCATGGGCGTGATGCTCTCCGCCGGCGGCAGCCTGCGCTGGCAGCGCGACGTGATCGCACTCGGCCATCCGCAATTGGTCACACGACCACCCAGCCCAGCCGACCCCTATGACCTGTTGATGCAGAGCGCTGCCGAGGTCCCGATCGGCGCAGAAGGGTTGATGTTTTTGCCCTATCTCACAGGTGAACGCACCCCCCACCGCGACCCGCTGGCGCGCGGGGCGTTCGTCGGCCTGACGCTGCGTCACACCCAGGCGCATCTGGCGCGGGCAGTGGTCGAGGGCATCAGCTTCGGCCTGCGCGACTCCATCGAGCTCATGCGCGAGCTGGGGCTGCACGTGGACGAGGTGCGCGCAGCCGGCGGCGGAGCGCGCAGCGCAATCTGGCGGCAAATGCTGGCTGACATCTTTCAGGCTGACATCACCCTGGTCAACTCGACGGAGGGTGGGGCGTTCGGCGTAGCATTGTTGGCCGGTGTGGGCATTGGCCTATGGCGCAATACGCGCGAGGCTTGCGATGCCGTGATCCGCGTGACGTCGCGCACGTCGCCTAGCGAAGACTCAACCGTATTGCGTCGTTACGACGAAGCCTATGCGCGCTTCCGCGAACTCTATCCGGCGCTCAAACCGATCTTCGCACAGCTTGAGCAGTGA
- a CDS encoding ABC transporter permease translates to MQLTRTQPAHVHSRRSLTDVQIQVLFIAPTIILLVLWNIFPLFYSLYLSFTEFSVIKPDVPPAWVGLQNYNKLLSDPRIWQYFTLTGRYVVTTVALQAIVGFGLALFLRERFKGSGLITTLILIPIMMSPVVIGLFWKLIYNPAFGIFNYLIGYSVPNSGPDWLGEASRALWAIIIVDVWMWSPFVMLLCLSGLKAIPDYLYEAAAIDRASPWFQFWRITLPQVAPLLLIAILFRTIEAFKTFDLVMGLTGGGPGDATELIAVHLYRAAFTRFTTGESSALAYIILVIVIAVSNLYVRSLNRIRGENH, encoded by the coding sequence ATGCAACTGACTCGAACTCAACCCGCGCATGTCCACAGCCGGCGCTCACTCACCGATGTGCAGATTCAGGTGCTGTTCATTGCGCCGACCATCATCCTGCTGGTGCTGTGGAACATCTTTCCGCTGTTCTATAGCTTGTACCTGAGCTTCACCGAGTTCTCGGTGATCAAGCCCGACGTCCCGCCGGCCTGGGTTGGGCTGCAAAATTACAACAAACTCCTCAGCGACCCGCGCATCTGGCAGTATTTCACGCTGACCGGCCGCTACGTCGTGACCACGGTGGCGCTGCAGGCGATCGTCGGCTTTGGCTTGGCGCTGTTCCTGCGCGAGCGCTTCAAGGGCAGCGGCCTGATTACCACGCTCATCCTGATCCCGATCATGATGTCGCCGGTCGTCATCGGCCTGTTCTGGAAGCTGATCTACAACCCGGCCTTCGGCATCTTCAACTACCTGATCGGCTACAGCGTGCCGAATTCCGGCCCGGATTGGCTGGGTGAGGCCAGCCGTGCATTGTGGGCCATCATCATTGTGGACGTGTGGATGTGGAGCCCGTTTGTCATGCTCTTGTGCCTATCCGGGCTGAAAGCGATTCCCGATTACCTGTACGAAGCGGCGGCGATAGATCGCGCCAGCCCATGGTTCCAGTTCTGGCGCATCACGCTGCCACAAGTGGCGCCGCTGTTGCTGATCGCAATCTTGTTCCGCACCATCGAGGCGTTCAAGACTTTTGACCTGGTGATGGGCCTGACCGGCGGCGGGCCGGGCGATGCGACCGAGTTGATCGCCGTGCACCTATATCGCGCCGCCTTCACGCGCTTCACCACCGGCGAGTCCAGCGCGCTGGCCTACATCATCTTGGTCATCGTCATCGCCGTCAGCAACCTGTATGTCCGCTCGCTGAACCGCATCCGTGGAGAGAATCATTGA
- a CDS encoding ABC transporter substrate-binding protein, whose translation MTTKSGLLALGLTAALIAGCAAPAAPSAPAAPAAPAEQAPAGGVTELTIWWAEWDPANYLQELANDYQKEKGIKVNVVQEPWGTYYNKVTAEWAAKGTGYDMVVGDSQWLGQAATQGHYLDLTDFMKEKGLDKTVTPATLLYYGTYNGKYWAFPTEGDALGWAYRKDLFEDPAEKEAFKAKYGYDLDVPKDLLQLRDIAEFFTRPEKNLYGIAVYTQKDYDAITMGAQNFIFNFGADWKNDKFEVEGVLNTENAAKALELYRELYTKFMPPGLSNAFFQEMNDAFISGQVAMITNYFAFFPALVNPQTNPNYHDKVGFFSTPPGPGGAQYASLGGQGISVNAYISPERQQAAKDFIEWFASKPVQEKWAALGGYTCNIEVLNSDTFKQATPYNPAFAETMNFVKDFWNIPEFGDLLVVSQRELSKYIVEGQGTAKEALDNIAREHTEILKKAGYLK comes from the coding sequence ATGACCACGAAGTCAGGATTACTCGCCCTTGGACTTACAGCGGCTTTGATCGCTGGCTGCGCAGCGCCGGCTGCGCCGTCGGCTCCCGCAGCACCCGCGGCGCCCGCCGAGCAGGCTCCGGCCGGCGGGGTCACAGAACTCACCATCTGGTGGGCGGAATGGGATCCGGCGAACTATCTGCAGGAATTGGCCAATGACTACCAGAAGGAAAAGGGCATCAAAGTCAACGTCGTACAGGAGCCTTGGGGCACCTACTACAACAAGGTCACGGCGGAGTGGGCGGCCAAGGGCACCGGCTACGACATGGTCGTCGGCGACAGCCAATGGCTCGGCCAGGCGGCGACGCAGGGGCACTACCTTGACCTGACCGACTTCATGAAGGAGAAGGGCCTGGACAAGACGGTCACGCCGGCCACGCTGCTCTACTATGGCACCTATAACGGCAAGTATTGGGCCTTCCCGACCGAGGGCGACGCGCTGGGTTGGGCCTATCGCAAGGACCTGTTCGAGGATCCGGCGGAGAAGGAAGCGTTCAAAGCCAAGTATGGCTATGACCTCGACGTGCCGAAGGACTTGTTGCAGTTGCGCGACATCGCCGAGTTCTTCACCCGGCCCGAAAAGAACCTATACGGCATCGCGGTCTACACGCAGAAGGACTACGACGCGATCACGATGGGCGCGCAGAATTTCATCTTCAACTTCGGCGCCGACTGGAAGAACGACAAGTTCGAGGTCGAAGGCGTGTTGAACACCGAGAACGCTGCAAAGGCCCTCGAGTTGTATCGCGAGCTATACACCAAGTTCATGCCGCCGGGTTTGAGCAACGCCTTCTTCCAGGAGATGAACGATGCCTTCATCAGCGGCCAGGTCGCGATGATCACGAACTACTTCGCCTTCTTCCCGGCGTTGGTGAACCCGCAGACCAATCCGAACTACCACGACAAAGTCGGCTTCTTCTCCACGCCGCCCGGTCCCGGCGGCGCGCAGTATGCCTCGCTTGGTGGTCAGGGCATCAGCGTGAACGCCTACATCAGCCCGGAGCGCCAACAGGCAGCGAAGGACTTCATCGAGTGGTTCGCCAGCAAGCCGGTGCAGGAGAAGTGGGCGGCGCTCGGCGGCTACACCTGCAACATCGAAGTGTTGAACTCCGACACGTTCAAGCAGGCCACGCCCTACAACCCGGCGTTCGCCGAGACGATGAACTTCGTCAAGGACTTCTGGAACATCCCCGAGTTCGGCGATCTGCTGGTCGTCTCGCAGCGCGAGCTGAGCAAGTACATCGTCGAGGGCCAAGGCACGGCCAAAGAAGCGCTCGACAACATCGCGCGCGAGCACACTGAGATCCTCAAGAAGGCCGGCTATCTGAAGTAA
- a CDS encoding oxidoreductase has product MDTLHAVLVGCGNMSRGWLRTLATIEGLVVAGLVDVVAEAAQARKDEFGLAHARTGDDLEAMLSSVKPDIVFDTTVPEAHAQTTLTALRHGCHVLGEKPMATSMDDARRMVEAAQRAGKLYAIVQNRRFTAPIRRIREFLRSGAIGDLTTVNCDFYIGAHFGGFRDHMPHVLLLDMAIHTFDQARFLTGQDAVRVAFCQEWNPRGSWYDRDASAIAVFEMNDGVIFTYRGSWCAEGMNTSWEGDWRFIGANGSAKWDGGNGFCAQTPEERSGLIYKQRDLTLPELDTTGLSEGHASVIRQFVDCVRKGGTPETVCTDNIKSLAMVFGAIEAATRGRPITIQI; this is encoded by the coding sequence ATGGACACCCTACACGCGGTACTCGTCGGCTGCGGCAATATGAGCCGTGGCTGGTTGCGGACGCTCGCCACGATTGAAGGGCTCGTCGTTGCTGGGCTAGTGGACGTCGTCGCGGAAGCCGCACAGGCGCGCAAGGATGAATTTGGACTGGCGCATGCGCGCACCGGTGACGACCTCGAAGCGATGCTGTCATCGGTCAAGCCCGACATCGTGTTCGACACGACCGTGCCCGAAGCGCATGCCCAAACCACGCTGACCGCGCTGCGACATGGCTGCCACGTGTTGGGCGAAAAGCCTATGGCGACCTCGATGGATGACGCACGGCGAATGGTCGAAGCCGCACAGCGCGCCGGCAAGCTCTACGCCATCGTGCAAAACCGGCGCTTCACTGCGCCGATCCGTCGCATCCGGGAATTCCTGCGCTCCGGCGCCATCGGCGACCTCACCACAGTCAACTGCGACTTCTACATCGGCGCCCACTTCGGCGGCTTTCGCGATCACATGCCTCATGTCCTTCTGTTGGACATGGCCATCCACACCTTCGATCAGGCGCGCTTTTTGACCGGCCAAGACGCTGTGCGCGTCGCCTTCTGCCAAGAGTGGAACCCGCGAGGTTCATGGTATGACCGCGATGCTTCGGCGATCGCCGTGTTCGAGATGAACGACGGCGTGATCTTCACCTATCGCGGCAGTTGGTGCGCCGAAGGGATGAACACGAGCTGGGAGGGCGACTGGCGCTTCATCGGCGCGAACGGCAGCGCAAAGTGGGATGGCGGCAACGGTTTCTGCGCCCAGACGCCGGAGGAGCGCAGCGGCTTGATCTACAAACAGCGCGACCTCACGCTACCCGAACTGGACACCACCGGCCTGAGCGAGGGGCACGCAAGTGTGATCCGGCAATTTGTGGACTGCGTGCGCAAAGGCGGCACGCCGGAAACTGTCTGCACCGACAACATCAAGAGCTTGGCCATGGTGTTCGGGGCCATCGAAGCCGCAACCCGCGGGCGACCGATCACCATACAGATTTAA
- a CDS encoding ABC transporter permease, whose protein sequence is MAISTTSAPITYATRVDKVGARYQFTRALRIAVVVLYAVISLIPVFWMVTAAFKSRPDVVAIPPKVFFEPTIEGFISLLTKRVLLPPGMMEEYKQRPDLNFAERIMAERGQRITGPSQYGQRLINSVIVASASTVLSVLLGVLAAYAFSRFHVPGKGDLLFFILSTRMLPPVVVTIPIFLMYQQLRLYDTHLGLILLYTVFNLSFAVWLLKGFIDEIPREYEEAALVDGYSRLQAFRKVVLPQAITGIAATFVFCLIFAWNEYAFALMLTSERARTAPPSIPTVLGTGGIEWSAIAAGTLGFLFPVIIVTFALRDYLLRGVTFGALRK, encoded by the coding sequence ATGGCCATTTCAACAACCAGTGCTCCAATCACCTATGCCACGCGCGTGGACAAGGTGGGCGCGCGTTATCAGTTCACACGCGCCTTGCGCATCGCCGTCGTCGTGCTCTACGCCGTGATCAGCCTGATCCCGGTGTTCTGGATGGTGACCGCCGCGTTCAAGTCGCGCCCCGATGTCGTCGCCATCCCGCCGAAGGTATTCTTCGAGCCGACGATCGAGGGCTTCATCAGCCTACTCACCAAGCGCGTGCTGTTGCCGCCGGGCATGATGGAGGAATACAAGCAACGCCCCGACCTCAACTTCGCCGAGCGCATCATGGCCGAGCGCGGCCAGCGCATCACTGGGCCCAGTCAGTATGGTCAGCGGCTGATCAACTCGGTCATCGTGGCCAGCGCCTCAACCGTGCTTTCGGTGTTGCTGGGCGTGCTGGCGGCCTACGCCTTCAGCCGCTTTCATGTGCCGGGCAAGGGTGATTTGCTCTTCTTCATCCTCAGCACGCGCATGCTGCCGCCGGTGGTCGTCACCATTCCCATCTTCCTGATGTATCAGCAGCTCAGGCTCTACGATACCCATCTGGGACTGATCCTGCTTTACACCGTGTTCAACCTGTCGTTCGCGGTGTGGTTGCTCAAGGGCTTCATTGACGAGATCCCGCGCGAATATGAGGAGGCGGCGCTGGTGGACGGCTACAGCCGGCTGCAAGCCTTCCGCAAGGTGGTGTTGCCGCAGGCGATCACCGGCATTGCCGCCACCTTCGTGTTCTGCCTGATCTTCGCGTGGAACGAGTACGCCTTCGCGCTGATGCTGACGAGCGAGCGCGCGCGCACAGCCCCACCCAGCATCCCGACTGTGCTGGGGACCGGCGGTATCGAGTGGTCGGCCATCGCAGCCGGTACGCTTGGCTTCTTGTTTCCGGTCATCATTGTGACGTTTGCCTTGCGCGACTACTTGCTGCGCGGCGTGACGTTCGGTGCGCTGAGGAAGTGA
- a CDS encoding short-chain dehydrogenase, translated as MQNLWNDAEAATFVGDLAQRVYTSRLLGREPSLVLHGGGNTSVKTRARDVFGEEEDILYVKGSGWDLATIEAAGFTPLRLQPTARLAALPQLADAEMMRLLRSYAIEPGAPAPSVEAVLHAILPYKFVDHTHADALLAITNTPDGERRVRELYGDAVLIVPYVMPGFTLAKLCAERFAAHARKDDLIGIVLMQHGLVTFGDTARQAYTRMIDLVTRAEEYIAQHGAWQITFPPARRGDRPVRVELATLRRAVSEAAGAPMILTMHDDDKSLGFARRADVASIARRGPATPDHIIRTKRLPLIGRDVEAYRAEYEAYFARHRAASSQPLDMLDPAPRVILDPELGMVTAGRSVKDATIAAEIYAQTIDVILRAESLGGWRALPEAELFRVEYWDLEQAKLKRMPAPQMFTGEVALVTGAASGIGRACAQALLKRGAAVVGLDIAPAIESLFPQPEFLGILADVSDEAALRDALERAARRYGGLDMLVLNAGIFPASQRIAALETQTWSRAFRINLDANAMLMREAHPLLKQAPRGGRVVVVGSKNVPAPGPGAAAYSASKAALTQLARVAALEWGSDGIRVNVVHPNAVFDTGIWTDAVLSARAQSYGMTVEQYKRNNVLGVEVTSRDVAELVAELCGPVFAKTTGAQIPIDGGNERVI; from the coding sequence ATGCAAAATCTCTGGAACGATGCGGAAGCGGCAACTTTCGTTGGCGACCTGGCCCAGCGCGTCTATACGTCGCGCCTGCTGGGGCGCGAGCCGTCGCTGGTGTTACACGGGGGCGGCAACACCTCGGTGAAGACGCGCGCGCGGGATGTCTTCGGCGAAGAGGAAGATATCCTCTACGTCAAGGGCAGCGGCTGGGACCTGGCGACGATTGAAGCGGCGGGCTTCACGCCGCTGCGCCTGCAGCCGACGGCGCGGCTGGCCGCGTTGCCCCAGCTCGCCGATGCCGAGATGATGCGCCTGTTGCGCAGCTACGCCATCGAACCCGGCGCGCCTGCGCCTTCCGTCGAAGCCGTCTTGCACGCGATCTTGCCCTACAAGTTCGTTGATCACACGCACGCCGATGCGCTGCTCGCCATCACCAACACTCCCGACGGCGAACGCCGCGTGCGCGAGCTGTACGGCGACGCCGTGCTGATTGTGCCCTACGTCATGCCGGGCTTCACACTGGCCAAGCTGTGCGCCGAGCGGTTCGCTGCGCACGCTCGCAAAGATGACCTCATCGGCATTGTGCTGATGCAGCATGGGCTGGTCACCTTCGGTGATACGGCGCGACAGGCTTACACGCGGATGATTGATCTGGTGACGCGGGCGGAGGAATACATTGCGCAGCATGGCGCGTGGCAGATTACCTTCCCGCCGGCCCGGCGAGGCGACCGGCCGGTGCGGGTTGAGCTGGCCACGCTGCGCCGGGCTGTGTCCGAAGCGGCCGGCGCGCCGATGATCTTGACCATGCACGACGACGACAAATCGCTGGGCTTTGCTCGCCGAGCCGACGTTGCATCCATCGCGCGGCGTGGGCCAGCCACGCCAGATCACATCATCCGCACCAAGCGCCTGCCGCTGATCGGCCGCGATGTGGAAGCCTACCGCGCCGAATACGAGGCTTACTTCGCCCGTCACCGCGCGGCATCGTCGCAGCCGCTCGACATGCTTGACCCGGCGCCGCGCGTGATCCTCGACCCGGAGCTGGGGATGGTGACCGCTGGTCGCAGCGTGAAAGACGCGACCATCGCCGCTGAGATCTATGCCCAGACGATTGACGTCATCCTGCGCGCAGAGTCGCTGGGTGGATGGCGTGCGCTGCCGGAGGCGGAGCTGTTTCGCGTGGAGTATTGGGATCTGGAGCAGGCCAAGCTTAAACGCATGCCGGCGCCGCAGATGTTCACCGGCGAAGTGGCGCTGGTAACCGGCGCGGCTTCCGGCATCGGCAGGGCGTGTGCCCAGGCGTTGCTGAAGCGCGGCGCCGCCGTGGTTGGCCTCGACATCGCTCCGGCCATCGAAAGCCTCTTTCCACAACCGGAGTTTTTGGGAATCCTCGCCGACGTGAGCGACGAAGCGGCGTTGCGCGATGCGCTGGAACGCGCAGCGCGGCGCTATGGTGGGCTGGATATGCTAGTGCTCAACGCCGGCATCTTCCCGGCCAGCCAGCGCATCGCCGCGCTGGAGACGCAGACCTGGTCGCGCGCATTCCGCATTAACCTGGACGCCAACGCAATGCTGATGCGCGAAGCGCATCCGCTGCTCAAGCAGGCGCCGCGCGGCGGCCGCGTGGTGGTGGTCGGCTCGAAGAACGTGCCGGCGCCGGGGCCGGGCGCAGCCGCTTACTCGGCATCGAAGGCTGCGCTGACGCAGCTTGCGCGCGTGGCTGCGCTGGAGTGGGGCAGCGACGGCATCCGCGTGAACGTCGTCCACCCGAACGCGGTGTTCGACACCGGCATCTGGACGGATGCGGTGCTGTCCGCGCGCGCGCAGAGTTATGGGATGACCGTCGAGCAGTACAAGCGCAACAACGTGCTGGGAGTGGAGGTGACCAGCCGCGACGTTGCGGAGCTGGTCGCTGAGCTGTGTGGCCCGGTCTTCGCCAAAACCACCGGCGCGCAGATCCCGATTGATGGCGGCAACGAGCGGGTAATTTAA
- a CDS encoding ABC transporter ATP-binding protein has translation MATVELSHITKKFGSVIALNDVSFTVKDGEFFVLLGQTGAGKTTTLRVIAGLENQDAGEVLFDGVPVNDMTPAERDTAFVFQYYSLYPTMSVYDNLAFPLRAPGRNLSEAEIKQRVHEAAERVRITHLLQRSTRNLSGGEMQRVALGRALVRRPKIFLMDEPLSNLDAKLREALRIELNRLQREAHSTTLFVTHDQIEAMTLADRVGVLREGVLVQVGTPREIYDFPATTFVAKLVGVPRINLYDAARADGMIRVSDSTIQLPAPAHVGLPESFTLGFRPEDVQITPDGDLSGQIALLEPLGVETIVHIRSGRQSLLSTVSGIADFSIGSEVRYRIVCERLHFFDRKTGRRLSLN, from the coding sequence GTGGCAACAGTCGAGCTAAGTCATATTACCAAGAAATTCGGCTCCGTCATCGCGCTGAACGACGTGAGCTTCACCGTGAAGGACGGCGAGTTCTTCGTGCTGCTGGGTCAGACCGGCGCAGGCAAGACGACCACGCTGCGCGTGATCGCCGGCCTCGAAAATCAAGACGCGGGCGAGGTGCTTTTCGACGGTGTGCCGGTCAATGACATGACGCCGGCCGAGCGCGATACCGCCTTCGTCTTTCAGTACTACTCGCTCTATCCGACGATGTCGGTGTACGACAATCTGGCTTTCCCCCTGCGCGCGCCGGGCCGCAACTTGAGCGAGGCCGAGATCAAACAGCGCGTGCACGAGGCTGCCGAGCGCGTGCGCATCACTCATCTGCTTCAGCGCTCCACACGCAACCTATCGGGTGGCGAGATGCAGCGCGTGGCGCTGGGGCGCGCCCTGGTGCGCCGGCCCAAGATCTTTCTGATGGACGAGCCGCTGTCCAACCTGGACGCCAAGCTGCGCGAGGCGCTGCGCATCGAGCTGAACCGGCTGCAGCGCGAGGCGCACAGCACCACCCTGTTCGTCACCCACGACCAGATCGAGGCGATGACCCTGGCCGACCGCGTCGGCGTGTTGCGCGAAGGTGTGTTGGTGCAAGTGGGCACACCGCGCGAGATCTATGACTTCCCCGCCACGACGTTCGTGGCCAAGCTGGTTGGCGTGCCGCGCATTAACCTGTATGATGCGGCGCGCGCCGACGGGATGATTCGCGTGTCCGACAGCACGATTCAACTGCCCGCGCCGGCGCATGTCGGGCTGCCGGAATCCTTCACGCTCGGCTTCCGGCCGGAGGACGTGCAGATCACCCCCGACGGCGACCTGAGCGGGCAGATCGCTCTGCTCGAACCACTCGGCGTCGAGACCATTGTGCATATCCGGTCGGGCCGGCAGAGCCTGCTCAGCACCGTGAGCGGCATCGCCGACTTCAGCATCGGTAGCGAGGTGCGCTATCGCATCGTGTGCGAACGGTTGCACTTCTTCGACCGCAAGACCGGCCGCCGTCTGTCGCTCAATTGA